AGTCGCTTGCCGTCCAGGGGTTCACCAACATCAAGCAGGGCATCCATGTGGCAGCCGAGGTGCTCGCCGGCCGCCGGGAGAAGAACGTCGTCGCCGGCATGATCCTTCTCTCGGACGGGCACGACAACTGCGGCGGCACAAGCGTCAGGCCCGACGGCACCAAGAGCTACGTCAACCTCGTGCCGCCCTCGCTCACGGTCGCCGCCGGCAGCAGCCGGCCCGCCGCGCCGATCCACACGTTCGGCTTCGGCACCAGCCACGACGCTGGCGCGATGCACGCCGTCGCGGAGGCCACGGGCGGCACCTTCTCGTTCGTCGGGGACGAGGCGGCGATCCAGGACTCGTTCGCGCGCTGCGTCGGCGGGCTCCTCTCGGTGGCCGTGCAGGAGGCGCGCGTCGCCGTGACGTGCCTGCACCGTGGCGTCCATGTCCAGCAAGTCAAGTCCGGCGCCTACGTCAGCCACGTGGGCGCCGACGGCCACGCCGCCACCATCGACGTCGGCGAGCTCTACGACGGCGAGGAGAGGCGGTTCCTGGTGCTCGTGCACGTGCCGAGAGCCCGGTCGACGGAGGAGGTGACCCGCCTCATCAAGGCGAGCTGCACGTACCGAGAGGCCGCGACGGGGCAGGCGGCGCGCAAGGTCGCGGCGCCCGCCGCCGTGGTGCAGAGGCCGCTGGAGCTAGCGACGCTGCCTGCCCCGTCCTTGGACGTGGAGCGGGAGCGCGTCCGcctcgcggcggcggaggacATCGCGGCGGCGCGGACGGCCGCGGACGGCGGGCAGAACGCCGGCGCCGCGCGGATCCTCGAGTCCCGGCTCAAGGCCGTGGAGCAGTCGGCGCCGGGGGCCGCCGGCAACGACCCGACGTGCGAGGCGATCAAGGAGGAGCTGCGCGACCTCAGCGCCCGCGTGGGCGACCGGGCGGAGTACCAGCAGACGGGGCGCGCGTGCCTGCTCGCCGGCATGAGCTCGCACGCGCAGCAGCGCGCGTCGGGGATGGACGTCGTGCCGCAGTCGACGTCGGCgagcaagggtggtggtagcgcGTACCTGACTCCCAAGATGGAGGAGATGGTGGAGATGTCGCGTGAGAGCAGCAGGaagcgtggcggcggcggccagcacCAGCAGCAGACAGTCGGCACGTCGGGGCAGGTCAAACAGGCCAAGATAGaagtcatagaagaagaaggtaCGATTTCGTTCGATTCTGATGGAGCCAGGAGGCGCCAAGGTCGACTACCTCTGTATGATGAGTAGGCCCGCATTTGATATGTTATGTCCTGAATTGATTTGGCACTACTACTGATACTGTTGCTAGCTATAAACTTGGCATGTCATGTTATCTTCTTATAATTATTAGTATCAATCAAGAGAAGGGAGGTTGGTCATGCATGGACTCTGTTGTGCTCGTGCTCGTGTTGTTCAAGGTAATGCAGTTTTTTCTTGTCAAACACTAACAGTTTACGCGCTCAGACAAGATATGCCTTAATTTGCGGTTGCGTTTGGTAAATGGAATATTAATCTTGAGATAGATATGACAAAGAATGGCTATGATCGTAGAGAGACTTAAAAACTGATGGCATTATATTTGTTTGTCGGGCAATGCTACGGTGCACTTTTTACTTGCAAAGAGGTAATATTTCAAATAAATCTGAACCTttgattttttgagtttctgaaTTAATTTATTGATTAATTAAGctaggaaaataaaaaaaaaaaaaacttgttgaATCCCCTCTCAACACGTTGTCCTTTCTTTCTCTATGCGACCAGAGGCTTGTCATCTTCCATGTCCGTGGAGTCGTGGTCCTTTCTTTTATGTATGCGAGAGAAAAGTTGGAGGCGGAGACGTGTGTTTTAAATCTGAACATGCACAAATATTTAttctaataaaataatagatgaAGTAAGTGGATATTTGCTGTCTTTAAAATTAAATTTGTATCCAAATATAAATTTAAATTCAAACTGTTCGGTTCATATTCACATATAGTACGTGTGACGCTTCCAGtgaaatataaataaattaatatATTTGAGCTTGCAGAGTATTTGAGCTTATAGgctttgcattcatgtatttgcaaaaaagtcttaaaaacaCCTATCCAATAGTTTGGCATTTGGACTTTGCAATTTTATTAACTTGGCAAAAAAAGAGGAAGGATTGGCATATATACCAAGCTTGTTCACACTTGGCATTGGAAAACTGGCGCGAAGTCCGTGCGCGGCTACAGGTTAAGGTCGCGCGAGTTTGGCGACATTCCGCCGCCAGACTTTCCTGCGAACTGCCCATTGGTCTTCCATCATCGCCAGGTACTCCATCGATGCCCTCCCAATTATTTGTGTTTTTGCCTATCGGTCTTCCATCAACGCCAGGTACTCCATCGATGTCTCGGATCGTTTTTGCCGGCAAAGACTCCAGCCGCCAAACTCCGAGCGGCTATGCACAAACGTCGCGACCTCAGCGCCTCGATAGAAATAAATTTTCCGCGAACATTCACCCGGCACGCGGAGAGGAAAAAAGCTCGACAAAAAAATTGTGTGGGTCCACAATTTTCTTTTTTGCCaagtgattaatgccaaaccattggagattgcctctttttacctttgccatattttttgagacttggcaaactccctcatttaccaaaaccaattatgcaaaacggttggggatgctcaCGGGTGTATCAATCAAACCTTAAAGAAAGATTTTCTATACCTCAAACTTCTCTTATTTATCataatttacaaaataaaaattaaataaatatatattttatctaGGAAACGTATTTAGTGAAAACCACAAACTTCATAAAAACTTGTGCAAACCACGACAAAAAAGTAAATTATGATGATACACCAAAAAAATTCTTGTCCAAACTCGAATTcatttgtgagatataaaaataacatttTTCTAACAAATCCCGTGGACAGCTTTTTGGCTtgaaatttattatttttatatctcacaaacaaatttgagtttagacaagatattttacaatgttgtgtatcatcatatcatatacatgtgtgatttttttggtAAATTTAGACGACTTTTTTTGTCGTAGTTTGCACAGGTTTTCATAAAGGTTGtggtttccaccagatatgttcCCTTTCATCTGCACAGTATTACCTTCTTGTAGGTAATATGTGATCATTACCGTTcgatcaaaataaataaatggttCACAATTACTTGGGAGTATCGTAGCAAAGCTCTTGTTTGTCATATTGATCAGTCGGCAATTATCTGATCCTAAGGTCGAACCTGTGAACGGAATTTGGTTTGCATTGTAATTTCGTAACTCGTAAGCCCATGCCATCACTCAACTCGTTTGTTAGCTCACCCAGTCTGATCAACAGAAGCTACGCTCGTTCCTCAGAACAGTAACGGATGATCCGATCCGCATGCATGTGGAGTCAGCTGTTGGATGaagctaaggccctgtttagttttctacccaaaattttttcatccatcccatcgaatctttggacacatgcatggaacattaaatgtagataaaaaaataaactaattacacagtttagttaagaatcgcgagacgaatcttttaagcctagttactccatgattagccttaagtgctacagtaacccatatatgctaatgacagattaattatgcttaataaatttgtcttgcagtttcctgacgagctatgtaatttgtttttttattagtttctaaaaacctctcccgacatccttccgacacatccgatgtgacacccaaaaaattttcgttcccaatctaaacaggccctaacaaAAACACGCTAAGTCAGCTGTTGGATGAAGCTAATCCTTGAACCATGCTGATAGAGTAATGCTTGATATAATAGGTCGATATGATCATAACATGTCACAGGAGACAGTAATTGTTCTCAATATGCAAACATAAATAGGCCATTGTTCTTGATAAGGTAGCACGTGCACCAAAAAGTTGATAAGTAGCACGGGCACAAAAAAAAACTGAATGCAAACCCAAAAGGCTTGTTCAACAACGTGTCAATGTTAGCTAATTATTTGTAAGTAGTTCATGAATGAGCTATATAAACCACGTTAATTGATGGATTTATAAACTTTGCCAAGCATGTTTTGTGCTTGCAATCGGTATCTCGGCACGTGCCACCACTATTTTTTCAGAAGATTATTTGATTTCGCACCATACATTTTAAGATGTTAGCTTCATGTAGATGATACAAGAAAAATATAAACACACATAATTTTTTTCTCAGACTGCATATCGGCATCTCAGTCTCCAATGACCTAGGTACATACAAATCTACAATGAATCATCCTCTTGACGAGTGAATAGTCAACAACATACAAAGAGATGAAtcaaaagcaaaagaaaaatTGTGAACCCATCTAAACGACCAAAAGCCAGTGAAAAGGCAATCAAAGTCATTTGAAATGAGCAAACTTGGTCCCTAAAGACATGGGTAACGACTCGATGCAACCGAGAAGAAGCAAAACTTGGTTCCTAAAGGCATAGGTGGATGCTCGACTTGACACAACCAAGCGAGACAATTAGTTGTCAATAAGACGTAGAAATAAATCAACACCACTAGCAGAAGACCAAAAGCATCTCAAAAACCTCTAGAAACAGTACTAGTCCCTCTAGAAAAGGCAGAGGCTCAAGATAACTAGCAAAAGCAGCCTCAAAAGCCAAAATCATTCTCAAATGCAactctgaaaggtcctaatatggctagagggggtgaatagcctatttaaaaaaatctacaaactcactagagcaagaggttagtaaataacaaagcgaagctttttattctagctctaatggggtgtttggaagccacctattcaacaattctagttgatatgatcactaggcacacaaaagctatgtcactacaagctacactagtgagcTATACTCAAAAGGCAAAGTAagtaactaaactaattacactactttgggTAAATAAAGGATagcatgagatatttataccgccgtgtagaggggatgaaccaatcacaataatataaagtccaatcactgggagaaatccaatgaacaatcacaatcgagacacacaattttctcccgaggttcacgtgcttgccggcacgctacgtccccattgtgtcgaccaataCTTGGtgattcggcggctaagaggtgtagcatgaaccttgtcctcactaagacaccgcaagaaccaacccacaagtgaggtaactcaatgacacgagcaatccactagagttacctttcggctctccgccgggaaggtacaagacccctcacaatcactgggagatggtcacgaacaatcaccaaccgtctaggtggtggcaatcaccaagagtaacaagaaaaccgccactagaacgatccccaagtgccactagatgcaagcactcaagcaaatgcacttggaatcactctcaatctcacaaagatgtttaatctatgaaggagatgagtgggaggtgtttgcttaggctcacaaggatgtcaagtatgctagaatgccaagagagtgagccccaagccggccataACTATTTATAagtccctcaaacaaatagagtcgttggctccttcactgggcaaaagtcgggGCCACCAGACGCATAACCagtgaccaccggacgctcaactgtgCGTCTGGTGCTTGGAATAGAGCCACGTGTCAACTTTTTGAACCAGGCGcgttgatctctaacggtcaaaACTGAATCACCGGACGCGCTCAAGttagcaccagacgcgtccggtgcctaccgATCTCGTacgcagagaggtctgcaaacacaCGGGGTCACCAGacccacaccaccggacgcgctcctaagcgtccggtcccttatccagagagcactgcaaacgctcaggagcgtctggtgctctcagtcagagaCATTCGTAGAAGACAGGCAGCACCAGACGCATGAACAAGAGTTACCctgtgtccggtgctcagcgtccggtgcttaatccTAATGGAGCCAAGcacgacagcacaccggacgcacaggcttagcgtccggtgcctctgcggccaacgtccggtgagtgtttctcccgcgacttctccaaacttcccaccggtgtaatagaaaatatgcattttatTTTTTCAAAAAGCTCCGAATCCCGTCTCGCAAGCTCGGtggaagggagagaggaacccaaacccctctctacccttcaacctCCACTTCCTTCTCAAAgtatgctaacaccaccaagtgtacaccataatgtgtaagtgtgttagcattttcacaatcattttcttcgaagaagGTAAGTtaactcactaggttctaaatgcatgcacatgaacaatgacacatagtggcacttgataaccgcttagccaaagaattcccctctttatagtacgactatctatcctaaatgtgatcacaccctctatggtgtcttgatcaccaaaaccaaaactctaagcaatacctttgccttgatctccatagggttttgtttttctttttcttcttttccaagttgagcacttgatcatcttgtggtcat
This window of the Sorghum bicolor cultivar BTx623 chromosome 7, Sorghum_bicolor_NCBIv3, whole genome shotgun sequence genome carries:
- the LOC8084996 gene encoding uncharacterized protein LOC8084996 yields the protein MSNTKSPHLHPPPPAAGLFQDDEPLDRPTAPPQGPAANGGRGLVLSTQCEFPAVGRFTSRDRFAVLVHAKAPSDVSRAPLDLVTVLDVSDSMKGEKLALLKQAMCFVIDQLGPADRLSVVTFSNDASRLTRLARMSDAGKASAKIAVESLAVQGFTNIKQGIHVAAEVLAGRREKNVVAGMILLSDGHDNCGGTSVRPDGTKSYVNLVPPSLTVAAGSSRPAAPIHTFGFGTSHDAGAMHAVAEATGGTFSFVGDEAAIQDSFARCVGGLLSVAVQEARVAVTCLHRGVHVQQVKSGAYVSHVGADGHAATIDVGELYDGEERRFLVLVHVPRARSTEEVTRLIKASCTYREAATGQAARKVAAPAAVVQRPLELATLPAPSLDVERERVRLAAAEDIAAARTAADGGQNAGAARILESRLKAVEQSAPGAAGNDPTCEAIKEELRDLSARVGDRAEYQQTGRACLLAGMSSHAQQRASGMDVVPQSTSASKGGGSAYLTPKMEEMVEMSRESSRKRGGGGQHQQQTVGTSGQVKQAKIEVIEEEGTISFDSDGARRRQGRLPLYDE